A single window of Methylacidimicrobium sp. AP8 DNA harbors:
- a CDS encoding IS200/IS605 family accessory protein TnpB-related protein produces the protein MSKLPVFTYQTRLRLTHEQTSCLDAYAALYGRAQRTLFARMRAGVPLNELKRSFLRRFGLTARQFNAIRVELEGKIASIRERRPELIEEAKWRIRKAEEAVGRLEEKKPGSNVVHQKKRRLAVLRAKLEALLADQESGRVRLCFGSRRLFRKQFALEENGYADHAAWKKDWQSERSSQFFVLGSKDETSGNQSCQAAVAPDGSLRLRLRLPNGLGSTSKHLVLEGVRLAYGQEEILQALSAGRVVTAQTKTGKLFRKREGAAVSYRFVRDRKGWRVFASVEAQPVALVTRRLAGAIGVDINPDHLALAETDRFGNLVGIRRIGLHLYGKSEEQAKARIGDACRQIARACAESGKPLVIERLDLRKRRAELEAVDGVRARSLSSFAYAKTISMLKAASFRAGVEVIEVDPAYTSVIGAVNHARRHGIGSHQGAAYAVARRGLGLSERPSVREAVVPTRNGGHVTFALPARNRAKHVWSFWADVRKGLKAAHAAHARSGGNRLPPAPLSPKSRALGATRALPAKPRHANRRQHCSADVLDDLPWQGNGCLWF, from the coding sequence ATGAGTAAGCTTCCTGTTTTCACCTACCAGACCCGGTTGAGGTTGACGCATGAGCAGACTTCGTGTCTTGACGCCTATGCGGCGCTCTACGGGCGGGCGCAGCGGACTCTTTTCGCCAGGATGCGGGCGGGCGTTCCCCTGAACGAGCTCAAGCGGTCGTTTCTGCGCCGATTCGGCCTCACCGCCCGGCAGTTCAACGCCATTCGGGTCGAGCTTGAGGGCAAGATCGCCTCGATCCGGGAAAGGCGGCCCGAGTTGATCGAGGAAGCCAAATGGCGGATCCGGAAAGCGGAAGAGGCGGTCGGCCGGCTGGAGGAGAAGAAGCCGGGATCGAATGTCGTGCACCAGAAAAAGCGGCGGCTTGCCGTCCTGCGGGCGAAGCTCGAGGCGCTTCTGGCCGATCAGGAGTCCGGCCGGGTCCGGCTCTGTTTCGGTTCCCGACGCCTCTTCCGCAAGCAGTTTGCCCTGGAAGAGAACGGCTATGCGGACCATGCCGCATGGAAGAAGGATTGGCAGTCGGAGCGGAGCAGCCAGTTCTTCGTGCTCGGATCGAAGGACGAGACATCGGGCAACCAGTCCTGCCAAGCCGCAGTCGCTCCGGACGGCAGCCTGCGGCTGCGGTTGCGGCTGCCGAACGGATTGGGAAGCACGAGCAAACACCTGGTGCTCGAGGGCGTGCGCTTGGCCTACGGCCAGGAGGAAATCCTCCAGGCCCTCTCCGCCGGCCGGGTCGTGACCGCACAAACCAAGACGGGGAAGCTCTTCCGCAAGCGGGAGGGAGCTGCCGTGAGCTACCGCTTCGTGCGGGACCGGAAGGGGTGGCGGGTATTCGCAAGCGTCGAGGCGCAACCGGTTGCCCTGGTGACACGCCGCCTTGCCGGAGCGATCGGCGTTGACATCAACCCGGATCATCTTGCCTTGGCCGAAACGGATCGCTTCGGGAATCTCGTGGGAATCCGCCGGATCGGATTGCATCTCTATGGGAAGAGCGAGGAGCAAGCGAAAGCCAGAATCGGCGATGCGTGCCGGCAGATCGCCCGGGCCTGCGCCGAATCGGGCAAGCCGCTCGTGATCGAGCGATTGGATCTTCGCAAGCGGAGGGCCGAGCTGGAGGCGGTCGATGGCGTCCGGGCTCGCTCGCTCTCTTCCTTCGCCTACGCCAAGACGATCTCCATGCTCAAGGCGGCTTCCTTTCGCGCCGGAGTCGAGGTGATCGAAGTCGACCCGGCCTACACTTCCGTGATCGGCGCGGTCAACCACGCGCGCCGTCATGGCATCGGTTCTCACCAGGGCGCGGCCTACGCCGTCGCCCGGAGAGGATTGGGCCTATCCGAGCGCCCGTCCGTGCGGGAGGCGGTCGTGCCGACCCGCAATGGCGGCCATGTCACCTTCGCCCTACCCGCGAGGAATCGGGCGAAGCATGTATGGTCGTTCTGGGCGGACGTTCGGAAGGGGCTCAAAGCGGCGCATGCAGCGCATGCCCGGTCGGGAGGCAATCGCTTGCCTCCCGCGCCTCTGTCCCCGAAATCGCGGGCATTGGGCGCTACCCGGGCTTTGCCGGCGAAACCCCGGCACGCGAACCGTCGGCAACACTGTTCGGCCGACGTCCTGGACGATCTCCCCTGGCAGGGGAATGGTTGTCTATGGTTTTAG
- a CDS encoding class I SAM-dependent methyltransferase: MVVYGFRNGIDHWRGDEQAGEYGSEVLEDLRRHHDPRYGGFSRLLRESFEEALPRFAKGSIDLLHIDGLHSYQAVRRDFCSWLPRVSVRGVVLLHDVAVRREGFGVWRLWEEVSKRVSLPCRAQRVRLGSGGRGAKSRAVGARPARSPLSPGGRPWNGSGRHWARRTSTVAPDPGNRRASGFG; the protein is encoded by the coding sequence ATGGTTGTCTATGGTTTTAGGAACGGCATCGACCATTGGCGCGGAGACGAGCAGGCGGGGGAGTACGGGAGCGAAGTGCTCGAGGATCTGCGACGGCACCACGACCCCCGATACGGCGGCTTTTCCCGGCTGCTGCGGGAGAGCTTCGAAGAGGCCCTCCCGCGCTTTGCCAAGGGATCGATCGACCTTTTGCACATCGACGGCCTCCACTCCTACCAAGCGGTCCGCCGGGACTTCTGCTCGTGGCTCCCCCGCGTCAGCGTCCGGGGGGTGGTCCTGCTCCACGACGTCGCCGTCCGGCGGGAGGGTTTCGGCGTCTGGAGGCTCTGGGAGGAGGTCTCCAAGAGAGTATCCCTCCCGTGTCGTGCGCAACGGGTTCGGCTTGGGAGTGGTGGCCGTGGGGCAAAATCCCGAGCCGTCGGTGCGCGACCTGCTCGCTCTCCCCTGAGTCCCGGTGGCAGGCCTTGGAACGGCTCTGGGAGGCATTGGGCCAGGCGAACGAGCACCGTTGCTCCGGATCCGGGGAACCGAAGGGCCTCCGGTTTTGGTTGA
- a CDS encoding excisionase family DNA-binding protein → MHKKLLRPDEAARMLSVSRWTVYRWVGEGRLEGTRVGPGSLRVFAESVDRLIDGNRVGESAGRPPGRRGSKGGRCLAAVLGFWLLVHGPLWAQLPPEVDPPADVSGASGGSGTKAAAALPERAPESTMAPVTVKAAYDVPQMLPTAAPTDSVYGMPMDVMDIPRQVTPINKTLMEEAGINAQGGYVNPISFAMINPTAFGGVDAWISPSPYIRGDAALPFINGMAMSVMNVEMVNSGLPWNWNMVESVDMVEGPGNAVFGAGQESSGYVNYVTKQPYFDKFRGNAWGSMGMYQQYMWGGEMGGPIDKEHKLAYRLSYMGIESGSWYQTVHNDQQNVYLALGWKPVDNYSADLYVDADFASFSPIGYAGFNRPTNALFQSGGSLDYLGALPPSQWGSVPYFQNYWAANPGAPVAPSPVGFGTYGVGLGPVNRRQLLMSPYAQQTGYQGMTQLIQKVHVDEGFDLVNNTLVWYTRHDALNPSYLYDEAVMGDYEVDNRTECRLAFDTPVGGSGSGQGEKAPFAISHNVDTGFEWVYQRNQDYVSTMLINAPNMFSLAQNPMLWDVRNTPYFQAAIMNPNAPGGGEWPIPNGPAGYYFEPLNGTTGTTDSQYWALAPFWQHVINFGEKLSLQYGLRATTYLINAQTPPGTPPMLSTQLQTSMIDPLFSIGPVYKPFPWLSLYGNFNYEYVTAAADMGGFVPTQTSQEMHLLNELGEVGAKLSLLHDKLYLSFAFFHQNLYMDQIGFPPNPGLLQGFEYNMTYQPDRHWWFRAGYAYMHGTWNFSSLPYGPSQTQSYSTGYAFRHNLPLDDNGTAVAPVNVSGIPGIYDWIGLPNQTANAMVTYRTDFGLSLTASALVMSSYPLFYNYTAVVPTQYVTNLSVTYQKNNWSLTVYLWNTLNSVYWLPYASGLASDVASNSDYVAAGWPFWIQGTLSYQF, encoded by the coding sequence GTGCACAAGAAATTGCTGCGGCCTGATGAGGCTGCGCGGATGCTGAGTGTAAGCCGCTGGACGGTCTACCGCTGGGTGGGCGAGGGGCGGCTGGAAGGAACAAGGGTAGGACCCGGATCGCTGCGGGTCTTCGCGGAGTCGGTCGATCGGCTGATCGACGGCAACCGGGTAGGGGAGTCGGCCGGTCGACCGCCGGGCCGGAGGGGCTCCAAGGGCGGGCGGTGTCTTGCCGCGGTCCTGGGCTTCTGGCTGCTCGTCCACGGTCCGCTTTGGGCGCAGCTCCCGCCCGAGGTCGATCCGCCCGCCGACGTTTCGGGTGCTTCCGGAGGGTCCGGGACAAAGGCGGCCGCGGCCTTGCCGGAGCGGGCGCCCGAGTCGACCATGGCGCCGGTCACGGTGAAAGCGGCCTACGACGTCCCCCAGATGCTGCCGACCGCGGCACCCACCGACTCGGTCTACGGGATGCCGATGGATGTGATGGACATCCCCCGGCAGGTCACGCCGATCAACAAGACCCTCATGGAGGAGGCGGGGATCAACGCGCAGGGCGGCTACGTGAACCCGATCAGCTTTGCGATGATCAACCCGACGGCCTTCGGCGGAGTCGATGCCTGGATCTCCCCGTCCCCGTATATCCGTGGAGATGCCGCCCTGCCGTTCATCAACGGGATGGCGATGAGCGTGATGAACGTCGAGATGGTCAACTCGGGGCTCCCGTGGAACTGGAACATGGTCGAGTCGGTCGACATGGTCGAGGGGCCCGGAAACGCGGTCTTCGGCGCCGGGCAGGAATCCTCGGGCTATGTCAACTACGTCACCAAGCAGCCCTACTTCGACAAGTTCCGGGGCAACGCCTGGGGCTCGATGGGCATGTACCAGCAATACATGTGGGGCGGGGAGATGGGCGGGCCGATCGACAAGGAGCACAAGCTCGCCTACCGGCTGAGCTACATGGGGATCGAGAGCGGGAGCTGGTACCAGACGGTCCACAACGACCAGCAGAACGTCTACCTAGCCCTCGGCTGGAAGCCGGTCGACAACTACTCGGCCGACCTCTACGTCGATGCCGACTTCGCCTCCTTCTCCCCGATCGGCTACGCGGGCTTCAACCGGCCGACCAACGCCCTCTTCCAGAGCGGAGGCTCGCTCGACTATCTCGGCGCGCTCCCGCCTTCCCAGTGGGGAAGCGTTCCCTACTTTCAAAACTACTGGGCGGCGAACCCGGGGGCGCCGGTGGCACCCTCCCCCGTGGGGTTCGGCACCTACGGGGTCGGCTTGGGCCCGGTCAACCGGCGGCAGCTTTTGATGAGCCCCTATGCGCAGCAGACGGGCTATCAGGGGATGACCCAGCTCATCCAGAAGGTCCACGTCGACGAGGGGTTCGATCTGGTCAACAACACGCTGGTCTGGTATACCCGCCACGATGCGTTGAACCCCTCCTACCTTTACGACGAGGCGGTGATGGGCGACTACGAGGTGGACAACCGGACCGAGTGCCGGCTTGCCTTCGACACCCCCGTCGGCGGGAGCGGGTCCGGGCAGGGAGAAAAGGCTCCTTTTGCGATCTCGCACAACGTCGATACCGGCTTCGAATGGGTCTACCAGCGGAACCAGGACTACGTTTCGACCATGCTGATCAATGCGCCCAACATGTTCAGCCTGGCTCAGAACCCGATGCTCTGGGATGTCCGGAACACTCCCTATTTCCAGGCGGCGATCATGAATCCGAATGCGCCGGGAGGCGGAGAGTGGCCGATTCCCAACGGTCCGGCCGGCTACTACTTCGAGCCGCTCAACGGGACCACCGGCACGACCGACTCGCAGTACTGGGCGCTGGCCCCGTTCTGGCAGCATGTCATCAACTTCGGCGAGAAGCTGAGCCTCCAGTACGGGCTTCGGGCGACGACCTACCTCATCAATGCCCAGACGCCTCCGGGAACGCCGCCGATGCTCTCCACCCAGCTCCAGACCTCGATGATCGACCCGCTCTTCTCGATCGGGCCGGTCTACAAGCCCTTTCCGTGGCTGAGCCTCTACGGGAACTTCAACTACGAGTATGTGACCGCGGCGGCCGACATGGGGGGCTTCGTTCCGACGCAGACTTCGCAGGAGATGCATCTGCTCAACGAGCTCGGGGAGGTGGGTGCCAAGTTAAGCCTCCTCCACGACAAGCTCTATCTGTCGTTTGCCTTCTTCCACCAGAACCTCTACATGGACCAGATCGGCTTCCCCCCGAATCCTGGGCTGCTCCAGGGCTTCGAGTACAACATGACCTACCAGCCCGATCGTCACTGGTGGTTCCGGGCGGGCTACGCCTATATGCATGGCACCTGGAACTTTTCCTCGCTTCCCTATGGTCCGAGCCAGACCCAGAGCTATTCGACCGGCTACGCGTTCCGGCACAACCTGCCGCTCGACGACAACGGGACGGCCGTCGCTCCGGTCAACGTGTCGGGGATCCCCGGGATCTACGACTGGATCGGCCTGCCCAACCAGACCGCCAACGCGATGGTCACCTACCGGACCGACTTCGGCCTTTCGCTGACCGCCTCGGCCCTGGTGATGAGCAGCTACCCGCTCTTCTACAACTATACCGCAGTGGTGCCGACCCAGTACGTCACCAACCTGAGTGTTACCTACCAGAAGAACAATTGGAGCCTGACCGTCTATCTTTGGAATACCCTCAACTCGGTCTACTGGCTGCCGTACGCCAGCGGGCTGGCCTCCGACGTCGCCTCCAACTCGGACTATGTCGCGGCCGGCTGGCCGTTCTGGATCCAGGGGACGCTGAGCTACCAGTTCTAA
- a CDS encoding N-acetylmuramoyl-L-alanine amidase, with protein sequence MRCLLAGLAAAAGCLIPAGGFSAPVRQFSTVLLDPGHGGTDNGGMSRPLPGGRLLEKDLALDTASRVARILRAEGFRVVMTRTDDRFVDLDERVKMANRLGRGAVAVSIHYNATGDRSIRGAETYFWHADSHGLATRIERRLAAVSGESRRGAVIRRRLRLTRNPTIPAVLVECAYLTNAGQARLVAQPEVRERIARAIAEGIAEEARFGDEGIAAVPEIWAPLSRASDARSRTAAKHSHRKRHGKRRAKVAGGGECGPGEPLQIIRPGAAGAPPGPPVPASKAERA encoded by the coding sequence ATGCGGTGCCTCCTGGCGGGGCTGGCGGCGGCGGCCGGGTGCCTGATTCCCGCCGGCGGCTTTTCGGCACCGGTGCGGCAGTTTTCCACGGTGCTGCTCGACCCGGGCCACGGGGGCACGGATAACGGGGGCATGAGCCGGCCGCTTCCGGGCGGACGGCTCTTGGAAAAGGATCTGGCGCTTGACACGGCGAGTCGGGTGGCCCGGATCCTGCGGGCGGAGGGCTTCCGGGTCGTGATGACCCGGACCGATGACCGATTCGTCGATCTCGACGAGCGGGTGAAGATGGCCAACCGGCTCGGCCGCGGGGCGGTGGCGGTCAGCATCCATTACAACGCCACCGGGGATCGGAGCATCCGAGGGGCGGAAACCTACTTCTGGCATGCGGACAGCCATGGGTTGGCCACCCGCATCGAGCGCCGTCTTGCCGCAGTGAGCGGGGAGAGCCGGCGGGGAGCGGTCATCCGCCGGAGGCTGCGGCTCACCCGCAATCCGACGATTCCCGCCGTTCTTGTCGAATGCGCCTATCTGACCAACGCCGGCCAGGCGCGGCTGGTGGCGCAACCGGAGGTGCGCGAGCGGATCGCCCGGGCGATCGCCGAGGGGATCGCGGAGGAGGCGCGCTTCGGGGACGAAGGGATCGCGGCCGTGCCGGAAATCTGGGCGCCGCTCTCCCGCGCCTCGGATGCGCGGTCGCGGACCGCCGCGAAGCATTCCCATCGGAAGCGGCACGGGAAGCGGCGGGCGAAGGTCGCCGGCGGCGGGGAGTGCGGCCCAGGCGAGCCGCTTCAGATCATCCGGCCGGGGGCGGCCGGCGCTCCGCCGGGGCCTCCGGTGCCGGCGTCGAAGGCGGAGAGGGCTTGA
- a CDS encoding ABC-type transport auxiliary lipoprotein family protein — MRGRTAAARPLFLLWLCLPLFGCMSRPARLPSESFAFSPATGFPAKQDASRPVLVLRSVRVAPAFSGEDFVYRAADYRYERDPYAHFLSAPDLLIRTAISDRLQASGLFRAVVGAGSAVMTRSFADVSVRQLYGDFRPGRQPEAVIALRFLVTQVPPGTPLWEQTIVRRVPIRERSPSALMQGWNAGLQQILAEAGPLLVQYVRTADESAPASAEKAGGVSGLKPSPPSTPAPEAPAERRPPPAG; from the coding sequence ATGAGAGGCCGCACCGCGGCCGCCCGGCCCCTTTTCCTCCTCTGGCTCTGCCTTCCCCTTTTCGGCTGCATGAGCCGCCCGGCCCGCCTCCCATCCGAATCCTTCGCCTTCTCCCCGGCCACCGGCTTTCCCGCGAAGCAGGATGCTTCCCGGCCGGTCCTCGTCCTCCGCTCGGTCCGCGTCGCACCCGCATTCTCGGGCGAGGATTTCGTCTACCGGGCCGCGGACTACCGCTACGAGCGGGACCCCTACGCCCACTTCCTCTCCGCCCCGGACCTGCTGATCCGCACCGCGATCAGCGACCGGCTCCAGGCCTCGGGGCTCTTCCGGGCGGTCGTCGGCGCGGGGAGCGCGGTCATGACCCGCTCCTTTGCGGACGTCTCCGTCCGGCAGCTCTACGGGGACTTCCGGCCCGGCCGGCAGCCGGAGGCGGTGATCGCTCTGCGCTTCCTGGTCACCCAAGTTCCCCCGGGGACTCCTCTCTGGGAGCAGACCATCGTCCGCCGCGTCCCCATCCGGGAGCGGAGCCCTTCGGCCCTCATGCAGGGTTGGAACGCGGGCCTCCAGCAGATCCTCGCCGAAGCCGGACCTCTCCTGGTCCAGTATGTCCGGACCGCCGACGAATCCGCGCCTGCGTCCGCCGAAAAGGCGGGAGGCGTCTCCGGCCTCAAGCCCTCTCCGCCTTCGACGCCGGCACCGGAGGCCCCGGCGGAGCGCCGGCCGCCCCCGGCCGGATGA
- a CDS encoding MlaD family protein, which yields MNRKIKDVKIGLFVLAALALLVAGLLAFGLRDLFVPHDYFETYVSGGVAGLSVGSPVLLDGVPIGKVTQITFSWLAYPPHRRHFVVVVGEVSTGIAQGETRQEREQQLQEAIDHGLRARIQSQGITGTSVVALEYVNPKRFPPLSVPWKPRHYYIPSAPGQFKDIVQEVETLLEKLSAVDFPALGASANGLLGELRRTNGQLKTLLDQTTTTLASGNLPELLETTDRTLAQIRDASASLNEMIGDIRRYPAGFFFGQPPPRPESLQGSKR from the coding sequence ATGAACCGCAAGATCAAGGACGTCAAGATCGGCCTCTTCGTGCTGGCCGCTTTGGCGCTCCTCGTCGCCGGCCTGCTCGCCTTCGGGCTGCGCGACCTCTTCGTGCCGCACGACTACTTCGAGACCTACGTGTCCGGGGGGGTGGCGGGTTTGTCGGTCGGCTCGCCGGTGCTGCTGGACGGCGTGCCGATCGGCAAGGTCACCCAAATCACCTTCAGCTGGCTCGCCTATCCCCCCCATCGCCGCCATTTCGTCGTCGTCGTCGGCGAGGTGAGCACCGGAATCGCGCAGGGAGAGACCCGGCAGGAGCGGGAGCAGCAGCTGCAAGAGGCGATCGACCACGGGCTGCGCGCGCGGATCCAATCGCAAGGCATCACGGGCACCAGCGTGGTCGCCCTCGAATACGTGAATCCGAAGCGCTTTCCGCCGCTCTCGGTCCCCTGGAAGCCGAGGCACTACTACATTCCTTCGGCTCCCGGGCAGTTCAAGGACATCGTCCAAGAGGTCGAGACGCTGCTCGAAAAGCTGAGCGCGGTCGACTTCCCGGCCCTGGGAGCCAGCGCCAACGGGCTGCTGGGAGAGCTGCGCCGCACCAACGGCCAGCTTAAAACCCTCCTCGACCAGACGACCACGACGCTGGCTTCGGGCAACCTCCCGGAGCTTTTGGAGACCACCGACCGGACACTCGCGCAGATCCGGGATGCGTCGGCGAGCCTCAACGAGATGATCGGGGACATTCGGCGGTATCCGGCGGGTTTCTTCTTCGGCCAACCCCCCCCGCGTCCCGAGAGCCTACAGGGGTCGAAGCGATGA
- a CDS encoding ABC transporter ATP-binding protein — protein sequence MSASPGPVIQVRNLRAGYGQTVILDRISFSVRRGEIFAILGGSGSGKSTLLKHMIGLYPPLDGEVLIEGRNLVALEGRERTRLLQRFGVMYQNGALFGSMTVRENVRVPLDVFTDLPLKIRNAIVDAKLAQVDLLAAAEKLPAELSGGMRKRAAIARAMALDPAIVFLDEPSAGLDPVSSADLDNLIKRLAKEFTITFVMVTHELESIFGIADRVILIDGRTKGILAEGDPRTLRDTSRDPLVQHFFRREGKSPDLREHR from the coding sequence ATGAGCGCCTCCCCCGGTCCGGTCATCCAAGTCCGCAACCTGCGCGCGGGCTATGGCCAGACCGTCATCCTCGATCGGATCTCCTTTTCGGTCCGCCGGGGAGAGATCTTCGCCATCCTCGGCGGCTCCGGCTCCGGAAAGAGCACGCTGCTCAAGCACATGATCGGGCTCTACCCGCCCCTGGACGGGGAGGTGCTCATCGAGGGCAGGAACCTGGTGGCGCTCGAGGGCCGCGAGCGGACCCGGCTCCTGCAGCGATTCGGCGTGATGTACCAGAACGGCGCCCTCTTCGGATCGATGACCGTTCGGGAAAACGTCCGCGTCCCCTTGGATGTCTTCACCGATCTTCCGCTCAAGATCCGGAACGCGATCGTCGACGCCAAGCTGGCGCAGGTCGACCTTCTGGCCGCGGCCGAAAAGCTGCCTGCGGAACTGAGCGGGGGCATGCGCAAGCGCGCCGCCATCGCCCGGGCCATGGCGCTCGATCCGGCGATCGTCTTCCTCGACGAGCCTTCGGCGGGCCTCGATCCGGTCAGCTCGGCCGACTTGGACAATCTGATCAAAAGGCTTGCCAAGGAGTTCACCATTACCTTTGTAATGGTCACCCATGAGCTGGAGAGCATCTTCGGCATCGCCGACCGGGTCATCCTCATCGACGGCCGGACCAAGGGCATCCTCGCCGAGGGGGATCCCAGGACCCTGCGGGACACCTCGCGCGATCCCTTAGTCCAGCACTTCTTCCGGCGGGAGGGCAAATCCCCCGATCTCCGCGAGCACCGATGA
- a CDS encoding ABC transporter permease translates to MAEQTFLHPGEASRFEILPEGSDAVRLRFRGPLDAAAVSRCWRPIERRLRKLRFRRLRIEAGEVSRWDSAGVAFVHLLRREAEASLGAEARIEGLPPEWERSLEPPASAAGEKPAREEEGLIGTLGHTAVEEATVLVDAVAFLGRLAKGLEAACRPRLFRPREFLRIFEAAGVDALPIVSLISFLIGLVIAFESARPLATFGAQIFIANMIGLLMVREMGPIMTGILLAGRSGSAFAAELGTMKVNEEIDALRTMGIDPIRFLVVQRVIAGAIVSPLLTIYSIFVGILGGVLVMIGLGYPLEAVYHQMNTAVRIHDLFVGVAKAAVFGLLISTSGCFLGLRTQQGPAAVGASATGAVVSGILLIIIADSIFAILTYLLNL, encoded by the coding sequence ATGGCGGAGCAGACGTTCCTGCACCCGGGAGAAGCCTCCCGGTTCGAGATCCTCCCCGAGGGGTCCGACGCGGTGCGGCTGCGGTTCCGGGGCCCGCTGGACGCCGCTGCCGTCTCCCGATGCTGGCGGCCGATCGAACGCCGCTTGCGGAAGCTTAGGTTCCGCCGGCTCCGCATCGAGGCGGGCGAGGTCAGCCGGTGGGACAGCGCCGGGGTCGCCTTCGTCCATCTCCTCCGCCGGGAAGCCGAGGCAAGCCTCGGCGCCGAGGCCCGCATCGAAGGTCTCCCCCCCGAGTGGGAGCGTTCTCTAGAGCCGCCGGCTTCGGCCGCCGGGGAGAAACCGGCGCGGGAAGAAGAGGGCCTGATCGGGACCCTCGGGCATACCGCGGTGGAGGAAGCGACCGTTCTGGTCGATGCCGTGGCCTTTCTCGGCCGGCTGGCGAAGGGGCTCGAGGCCGCCTGCCGTCCGCGCCTCTTCCGGCCGCGGGAATTCCTGCGGATCTTCGAGGCCGCCGGAGTCGACGCGCTGCCGATCGTCTCCCTGATCAGCTTTCTGATCGGCCTGGTCATCGCCTTCGAATCGGCCCGGCCCCTGGCCACCTTCGGAGCCCAGATCTTCATCGCGAACATGATCGGCCTGCTCATGGTCCGGGAGATGGGCCCGATCATGACCGGCATTCTCCTGGCCGGCCGCTCCGGCTCGGCCTTCGCCGCCGAATTGGGCACCATGAAGGTCAACGAAGAGATCGACGCCCTCCGGACCATGGGCATCGATCCGATCCGGTTCCTGGTCGTCCAACGGGTGATCGCCGGGGCGATCGTAAGCCCCCTTTTGACCATCTACTCGATCTTCGTCGGCATCCTGGGAGGGGTTCTGGTGATGATCGGCCTCGGATATCCGCTGGAGGCGGTCTACCACCAGATGAACACCGCCGTCCGCATCCACGACCTCTTCGTGGGCGTCGCGAAGGCGGCCGTCTTCGGCCTGCTGATCTCGACCAGCGGCTGCTTCCTCGGCCTGCGCACGCAGCAAGGACCGGCCGCGGTCGGCGCCTCGGCGACCGGAGCGGTGGTCAGCGGCATTCTCCTGATCATCATCGCCGACAGCATCTTCGCGATCCTCACCTACCTGCTCAATCTATGA
- the mscL gene encoding large conductance mechanosensitive channel protein MscL, translating to MAGKLLEEFAQFALKGNAIDMAVGVVVGTAFNKIVDSVVNDLVMPPLGIAIGGVDFQDLLWVLKPAVTAGGKVVSPEVAIRYGRFLNTLVQFLIISGSVFVAVKVMAKLAALRRSPPPPAEAPPAAGS from the coding sequence ATGGCCGGGAAGCTGCTCGAGGAGTTTGCGCAGTTCGCCCTCAAAGGGAATGCGATCGATATGGCCGTCGGCGTGGTGGTCGGGACCGCGTTCAACAAGATCGTCGACTCGGTGGTCAATGACTTGGTCATGCCGCCGCTGGGAATCGCGATCGGCGGTGTGGATTTCCAGGACCTGCTCTGGGTGCTCAAGCCCGCGGTCACCGCCGGGGGGAAGGTGGTGAGCCCCGAGGTGGCGATCCGGTATGGGCGGTTCCTCAACACGCTCGTCCAGTTCCTGATCATCTCCGGGAGCGTCTTCGTGGCGGTCAAGGTTATGGCCAAGCTCGCCGCGCTCCGCAGGAGTCCGCCGCCTCCGGCGGAGGCGCCGCCCGCCGCCGGTTCCTGA